The following are encoded in a window of Castanea sativa cultivar Marrone di Chiusa Pesio chromosome 5, ASM4071231v1 genomic DNA:
- the LOC142634179 gene encoding putative nucleoside diphosphate kinase 5 isoform X1: MARSFILFLVVILPHNYSVHLHMTLRIIPFLAKFLFFFLLVSVPFPCWSSSNGSIRNEKTLAMIKPDGLFGNYTDRIKNVILESGFIIFKENVVQLDEDSAASFYAEHSTRSFFSSLVKYMMSGPVLVMVLEKENAVADWRTLIGPTDACKAKISHPHSIRALCGLDSEKNCVHGSDSTQSAEREISFFFKEEEWLLNTTNYNRAQRIETMPRV, translated from the exons aTGGCAAGATCTTTCATTCTCTTCCTTGTGGTTATTCTTCCTCACAATTACAG tgTTCATCTTCACATGACGCTTCGAATCATTCCGTTCCTCGCGAAATTTCTATTCTTCTTCCTTCTGGTCTCTGTGCCTTTCCCTTGCTG GTCTTCAAGCAATGGGAGTATACGGAATGAGAAAACATTAGCTATGATAAAACCAGATGGATTGTTTGGGAACTACACTGATAGGATAAAGAATGTCATTCTGGAATCTGGTTTCATCATTTTCAAGGAGAACGTTGTTCAACTTGATGAGGACAGTGCTGCAAGCTTTTATGCTGAGCACTCTACGAGGAGCTTCTTTTCTAGCCTTGTCAAATACATGATGAG TGGTCCAGTGTTGGTTATGGTTTTGGAGAAGGAAAATGCTGTTGCCGATTGGCGCACTCTAATTGGGCCAACTGATGCTTGCAAGGCTAAGATTAGTCATCCCCACAG TATAAGAGCACTGTGTGGGTTAGATTCAGAAAAGAATTGTGTTCATGGTTCGGATTCTACTCAATCAGCAGAAAGAGagatctcatttttctttaaagag GAGGAGTGGTTACTGAACACGACGAACTATAA cagaGCCCAAAGAATTGAAACTATGCCACGAGTTTAA
- the LOC142634179 gene encoding putative nucleoside diphosphate kinase 5 isoform X2: MARSFILFLVVILPHNYSVHLHMTLRIIPFLAKFLFFFLLVSVPFPCWSSSNGSIRNEKTLAMIKPDGLFGNYTDRIKNVILESGFIIFKENVVQLDEDSAASFYAEHSTRSFFSSLVKYMMSGPVLVMVLEKENAVADWRTLIGPTDACKAKISHPHSIRALCGLDSEKNCVHGSDSTQSAEREISFFFKEEEWLLNTTNYNGYKSL; the protein is encoded by the exons aTGGCAAGATCTTTCATTCTCTTCCTTGTGGTTATTCTTCCTCACAATTACAG tgTTCATCTTCACATGACGCTTCGAATCATTCCGTTCCTCGCGAAATTTCTATTCTTCTTCCTTCTGGTCTCTGTGCCTTTCCCTTGCTG GTCTTCAAGCAATGGGAGTATACGGAATGAGAAAACATTAGCTATGATAAAACCAGATGGATTGTTTGGGAACTACACTGATAGGATAAAGAATGTCATTCTGGAATCTGGTTTCATCATTTTCAAGGAGAACGTTGTTCAACTTGATGAGGACAGTGCTGCAAGCTTTTATGCTGAGCACTCTACGAGGAGCTTCTTTTCTAGCCTTGTCAAATACATGATGAG TGGTCCAGTGTTGGTTATGGTTTTGGAGAAGGAAAATGCTGTTGCCGATTGGCGCACTCTAATTGGGCCAACTGATGCTTGCAAGGCTAAGATTAGTCATCCCCACAG TATAAGAGCACTGTGTGGGTTAGATTCAGAAAAGAATTGTGTTCATGGTTCGGATTCTACTCAATCAGCAGAAAGAGagatctcatttttctttaaagag GAGGAGTGGTTACTGAACACGACGAACTATAATGGGTACAAGTCTCTTTAG
- the LOC142634179 gene encoding putative nucleoside diphosphate kinase 5 isoform X3, whose product MARSFILFLVVILPHNYSVHLHMTLRIIPFLAKFLFFFLLVSVPFPCWSSSNGSIRNEKTLAMIKPDGLFGNYTDRIKNVILESGFIIFKENVVQLDEDSAASFYAEHSTRSFFSSLVKYMMSGPVLVMVLEKENAVADWRTLIGPTDACKAKISHPHSIRALCGLDSEKNCVHGSDSTQSAEREISFFFKEVSTGGVVTEHDEL is encoded by the exons aTGGCAAGATCTTTCATTCTCTTCCTTGTGGTTATTCTTCCTCACAATTACAG tgTTCATCTTCACATGACGCTTCGAATCATTCCGTTCCTCGCGAAATTTCTATTCTTCTTCCTTCTGGTCTCTGTGCCTTTCCCTTGCTG GTCTTCAAGCAATGGGAGTATACGGAATGAGAAAACATTAGCTATGATAAAACCAGATGGATTGTTTGGGAACTACACTGATAGGATAAAGAATGTCATTCTGGAATCTGGTTTCATCATTTTCAAGGAGAACGTTGTTCAACTTGATGAGGACAGTGCTGCAAGCTTTTATGCTGAGCACTCTACGAGGAGCTTCTTTTCTAGCCTTGTCAAATACATGATGAG TGGTCCAGTGTTGGTTATGGTTTTGGAGAAGGAAAATGCTGTTGCCGATTGGCGCACTCTAATTGGGCCAACTGATGCTTGCAAGGCTAAGATTAGTCATCCCCACAG TATAAGAGCACTGTGTGGGTTAGATTCAGAAAAGAATTGTGTTCATGGTTCGGATTCTACTCAATCAGCAGAAAGAGagatctcatttttctttaaagagGTGTCTACAG GAGGAGTGGTTACTGAACACGACGAACTATAA
- the LOC142634179 gene encoding putative nucleoside diphosphate kinase 5 isoform X4 translates to MARSFILFLVVILPHNYSVHLHMTLRIIPFLAKFLFFFLLVSVPFPCWSSSNGSIRNEKTLAMIKPDGLFGNYTDRIKNVILESGFIIFKENVVQLDEDSAASFYAEHSTRSFFSSLVKYMMSGPVLVMVLEKENAVADWRTLIGPTDACKAKISHPHSIRALCGLDSEKNCVHGSDSTQSAEREISFFFKEVSTGQFPSSFFSHYGKTCSFMLKLMLFLGIMSSSSNDTSSPCKSKMELQVEVVGSLPTGYTCNLPKFFFLF, encoded by the exons aTGGCAAGATCTTTCATTCTCTTCCTTGTGGTTATTCTTCCTCACAATTACAG tgTTCATCTTCACATGACGCTTCGAATCATTCCGTTCCTCGCGAAATTTCTATTCTTCTTCCTTCTGGTCTCTGTGCCTTTCCCTTGCTG GTCTTCAAGCAATGGGAGTATACGGAATGAGAAAACATTAGCTATGATAAAACCAGATGGATTGTTTGGGAACTACACTGATAGGATAAAGAATGTCATTCTGGAATCTGGTTTCATCATTTTCAAGGAGAACGTTGTTCAACTTGATGAGGACAGTGCTGCAAGCTTTTATGCTGAGCACTCTACGAGGAGCTTCTTTTCTAGCCTTGTCAAATACATGATGAG TGGTCCAGTGTTGGTTATGGTTTTGGAGAAGGAAAATGCTGTTGCCGATTGGCGCACTCTAATTGGGCCAACTGATGCTTGCAAGGCTAAGATTAGTCATCCCCACAG TATAAGAGCACTGTGTGGGTTAGATTCAGAAAAGAATTGTGTTCATGGTTCGGATTCTACTCAATCAGCAGAAAGAGagatctcatttttctttaaagagGTGTCTACAGGTCAATTCCCATCCTCTTTTTTCAGTCATTATGGAAAGACGTGTTCTTTTATGCTAAAGCTTATGCTTTTCTTGGGTataatgagctctagctcaaatgacacATCCTCCCCTTGTAAGAGCAAGATGGAGCTTCAGGTTGAGGTCGTGGGTTCATTACCCACTGGCTACACGTGTAacttaccaaaatttttttttttgttttaa